A window of Streptomyces sp. DG1A-41 contains these coding sequences:
- the alaS gene encoding alanine--tRNA ligase, with amino-acid sequence MESAEIRRRWLSFFEERGHTVVPSASLIADDPTLLLVPAGMVPFKPYFLGEVKPPFSRATSVQKCVRTPDIEEVGKTTRHGTFFQMCGNFSFGDYFKEGAIELAWELLTNPQDKGGYGLEPEKLWITVYQEDDEAERIWRDVVGVPAERIQRLGKKDNYWDMGVPGPCGPCSEINYDRGPEFGEEGGPAVNDERYVEIWNLVFMQYERGEGPGKDYPILGELPSKNIDTGLGLERLAMILQGVRNMYEIDTSMAVIRKATELTGVEYGAADSSDVSLRVVTDHMRTATMLIGDGVTPGNEGRGYVLRRIMRRAIRNMRLLGATGPVVRDLIDVVIGMMGQQYPELITDRERIEKVALAEENAFLKTLKAGTNILDTAVSDTKAAGSTVLPGDKAFLLHDTWGFPIDLTLEMAAEQGLSVDEEGFRRLMKEQRERAKADAQAKKTGHADLGAYREIADRAGATDFIGYTDTEGESTVVGILVDGVSSPAATEGDEVEIVLDRTPFYAEGGGQIGDTGKIKIDSGAVIEVRDCQKPVPGVYVHKGVVQVGEVTVGAKAHAAIDDRRRKAIARAHSATHLTHQALRDALGPTAAQAGSENQPGRFRFDFGSPSAVPQTVMLDVEQKINEVLARDLDVRADVMGIDEAKKQGAIAEFGEKYGERVRVVTIGDFSKELCGGTHVHNTAQLGLVKLLGESSIGSGVRRIEALVGVDAYNFLAREHTVVAQLQELIKGRPEELPEKVSAMLGKLKDAEKEIEKFRAEKVLQAAAGLAESAKDVRGVALVTGQVPDGTTADDLRKLVLDVRGRIQGGRAAVVALFTVANGKPLTVIATNEPARERGLKAGDLVRTAAKTLGGGGGGKPDVAQGGGQNPAAIGEAVDAVERLVAETAK; translated from the coding sequence ATGGAGTCGGCTGAGATTCGCCGCCGCTGGTTGAGCTTCTTCGAGGAGCGCGGTCACACCGTCGTCCCTTCGGCGTCGCTCATCGCGGACGACCCGACTCTGCTCCTCGTCCCGGCCGGCATGGTGCCCTTCAAGCCCTACTTCCTGGGCGAGGTCAAGCCGCCCTTCAGCCGCGCCACGAGCGTGCAGAAGTGCGTCCGCACGCCCGACATCGAAGAGGTCGGCAAGACCACGCGGCACGGCACGTTCTTCCAGATGTGCGGCAACTTCTCCTTCGGCGACTACTTCAAGGAAGGCGCCATCGAGCTCGCCTGGGAGCTGCTCACCAACCCCCAGGACAAGGGCGGTTACGGCCTGGAGCCGGAGAAGCTGTGGATCACCGTCTACCAGGAGGACGACGAGGCCGAGCGCATCTGGCGTGACGTCGTCGGCGTCCCGGCCGAGCGCATCCAGCGGCTGGGCAAGAAGGACAACTACTGGGACATGGGCGTCCCCGGCCCCTGCGGTCCCTGCTCTGAGATCAACTACGACCGGGGCCCGGAGTTCGGCGAGGAGGGCGGCCCGGCCGTCAACGACGAGCGCTACGTGGAGATCTGGAACCTGGTCTTCATGCAGTACGAGCGCGGCGAAGGCCCGGGCAAGGACTACCCGATCCTCGGCGAGCTGCCCTCGAAGAACATCGACACCGGCCTCGGCCTGGAACGACTCGCCATGATTCTTCAGGGCGTGCGGAACATGTACGAGATCGACACTTCGATGGCCGTCATCAGGAAGGCCACCGAGCTGACCGGCGTGGAATACGGCGCCGCCGACTCCTCGGACGTGTCCCTGCGCGTGGTCACCGACCACATGCGCACCGCCACCATGCTCATCGGCGACGGCGTCACCCCGGGCAACGAGGGCCGCGGGTACGTGCTGCGCCGCATCATGCGCCGCGCCATCCGCAACATGCGCCTGCTCGGCGCCACCGGCCCGGTCGTCAGGGACCTGATCGACGTCGTCATCGGCATGATGGGCCAGCAGTACCCCGAGCTCATCACCGACCGCGAGCGGATCGAGAAGGTCGCCCTCGCCGAGGAGAACGCCTTCCTCAAGACACTGAAGGCCGGCACCAACATCCTCGACACCGCCGTCAGCGACACCAAGGCCGCCGGTTCCACCGTGCTGCCCGGCGACAAGGCCTTCCTGCTCCACGACACCTGGGGCTTCCCGATCGACCTCACCCTGGAGATGGCCGCCGAGCAGGGCCTCTCCGTGGACGAGGAGGGCTTCCGCCGCCTGATGAAGGAGCAGCGGGAGCGCGCCAAGGCCGACGCCCAGGCCAAGAAGACCGGCCACGCCGACCTCGGCGCCTACCGCGAGATCGCCGACCGGGCCGGTGCCACCGACTTCATCGGTTACACCGACACCGAGGGCGAGTCCACGGTCGTCGGCATCCTGGTCGACGGCGTCTCCTCCCCGGCCGCCACCGAGGGCGACGAGGTCGAGATCGTCCTCGACCGCACCCCGTTCTACGCCGAGGGCGGCGGCCAGATCGGCGACACCGGCAAGATCAAGATCGACTCCGGTGCCGTCATCGAGGTCCGCGACTGCCAGAAGCCGGTCCCGGGGGTCTACGTCCACAAGGGCGTCGTCCAGGTCGGCGAGGTCACCGTCGGCGCCAAGGCCCACGCCGCCATCGACGACCGCCGCCGCAAGGCCATCGCCCGTGCCCACTCGGCCACGCACCTGACCCACCAGGCCCTGCGCGACGCCCTCGGCCCGACGGCCGCCCAGGCCGGTTCCGAGAACCAGCCCGGCCGCTTCCGCTTCGACTTCGGCTCCCCGTCCGCCGTACCGCAGACGGTCATGCTCGATGTCGAGCAGAAGATCAACGAGGTGCTCGCCCGAGACCTGGACGTCCGCGCCGACGTCATGGGCATCGACGAGGCCAAGAAGCAGGGCGCCATCGCCGAGTTCGGCGAGAAGTACGGCGAGCGCGTGCGCGTGGTCACCATCGGCGACTTCTCCAAGGAGCTGTGCGGCGGCACGCACGTGCACAACACCGCCCAGCTGGGCCTGGTGAAGCTGCTCGGCGAGTCGTCCATCGGCTCCGGTGTCCGCCGTATCGAGGCTCTGGTCGGTGTCGACGCCTACAACTTCCTCGCCCGTGAGCACACGGTCGTCGCCCAGCTCCAGGAGCTGATCAAGGGCCGTCCGGAGGAGCTCCCGGAGAAGGTCTCCGCCATGCTCGGCAAGCTGAAGGACGCCGAGAAGGAGATCGAGAAGTTCCGCGCCGAGAAGGTTCTCCAGGCCGCCGCCGGTCTCGCCGAGTCCGCCAAGGACGTCCGTGGCGTTGCTCTCGTGACCGGTCAGGTGCCGGACGGTACGACCGCCGACGACCTGCGCAAGCTGGTGCTCGACGTGCGTGGACGCATCCAGGGCGGACGGGCCGCCGTGGTCGCCCTGTTCACGGTGGCGAACGGCAAGCCGCTGACGGTCATCGCCACCAACGAGCCCGCCCGCGAGCGCGGCCTGAAGGCCGGCGACCTGGTCCGTACGGCCGCCAAGACCCTCGGCGGCGGCGGTGGCGGCAAGCCGGACGTCGCCCAGGGCGGCGGCCAGAACCCGGCCGCGATCGGCGAGGCCGTGGACGCCGTCGAGCGCCTGGTCGCCGAGACGGCCAAGTAA
- a CDS encoding DUF948 domain-containing protein: MSGGEVAGILVAVFWAILVSFLAVALARLAQTLRATTKLVAEVTDQAVPLLADASAAVRSAQTQIDRVDSIASDVQEVTSNASALSTTVASTFGGPLVKVAAFGYGVRRALGGRKEDVPGKASRRTVIVGRTVSRRSARGKRD, translated from the coding sequence GTGTCCGGTGGAGAGGTGGCCGGAATCCTGGTGGCTGTCTTCTGGGCGATCCTGGTCTCCTTCCTCGCCGTCGCGCTGGCGAGGCTGGCCCAGACACTCAGGGCGACCACCAAGCTCGTGGCGGAAGTGACCGATCAGGCCGTCCCGCTGCTGGCCGACGCCTCCGCGGCGGTGCGCTCCGCGCAGACCCAGATCGACCGGGTCGACTCGATCGCCTCCGACGTCCAGGAGGTCACGTCGAACGCCTCCGCGCTGTCGACCACCGTCGCCTCCACCTTCGGCGGCCCTCTGGTCAAGGTCGCCGCCTTCGGCTACGGCGTGCGCCGGGCCCTCGGCGGCCGCAAGGAGGACGTGCCCGGCAAGGCGTCGAGGCGTACCGTGATCGTGGGCCGCACGGTCTCTCGGCGCAGCGCCCGAGGGAAGAGGGACTGA
- the ruvX gene encoding Holliday junction resolvase RuvX yields the protein MRRGRRLAIDVGDARIGVASCDPDGILATPVETVPGRDIPAAQRRLKQLVEEYEPLEVVAGLPRSLKGGEGPAAVKVRGFVQELARMIFPVPVRLVDERMTTVTASQGLRASGVKSKKGRSVIDQAAAVVILQQALESERVSGKAPGEGVEVVI from the coding sequence ATGCGCAGAGGACGTCGACTCGCGATCGACGTCGGGGACGCCCGCATCGGGGTCGCCTCGTGCGACCCCGACGGCATCCTCGCCACCCCGGTGGAGACGGTCCCGGGGCGTGACATCCCCGCAGCTCAGCGGCGGTTGAAGCAGCTCGTCGAGGAGTACGAGCCCCTCGAAGTCGTCGCCGGTCTCCCGCGCTCCCTCAAGGGCGGCGAGGGCCCGGCCGCGGTCAAGGTGCGGGGCTTCGTCCAGGAACTGGCGCGCATGATCTTCCCGGTTCCGGTGAGACTCGTGGACGAACGCATGACGACGGTGACGGCCAGTCAGGGACTGCGCGCCTCGGGCGTGAAGTCCAAGAAGGGAAGGTCCGTCATCGACCAGGCTGCGGCGGTGGTCATCCTGCAACAGGCGCTGGAATCCGAACGGGTGTCAGGTAAAGCACCCGGCGAAGGCGTCGAAGTGGTCATCTGA
- the mltG gene encoding endolytic transglycosylase MltG, with amino-acid sequence MTEYGRGQGSEPWHPEDPLYGDGGWGGEQAQQGQQSPYGGQPQHYPEQPQQPQYGDWGTGEQAGYGQAQQQYPYDQQQYAAQAHGHQQYPGQGDQGPQQDQGYHQQQYDNGGWATGPHQQVSYPGDPADPYGQQTGAYGQGQSDYYGTPDAYPPPEPPGRRRAEPEPETDWDPGPDQGEHAFFAGGDDDDDEEPRGRRGRDDQRGRGGKPKKRRSGMACLVVVLVLGGGLAGVSYFGYQFFQDRFGDAPDYAGDGNGQEVSVEIPEGALGYKIGQVLKDAGVVKSVDAFVAAQESNPQGKTIQDGVYTLQKQMSADSAVELMLSPKSRDNLIIAEGKRNADIYRLIDKRLEVKDGTTAEVAKKDWKKLGLPDWALGHENVKDPLEGFLYPSSYGIAKGEKPEDVLKDMVTRATQTYEKLGVEKKARSLGLEDPWQLITVASLAQAEGTSHDDFRKMAEVVYNRMKPGNPQTNGMLEFDSTYNYIKNQSKIDLSLSELRNYDNPYNTYFHKGLPPGPIDNPGEEALEGALNPTKDGWYYFISLDGKTSEFTKTNAEHQKLVDKFNASRNN; translated from the coding sequence ATGACTGAGTATGGCCGGGGCCAAGGCTCCGAACCGTGGCATCCGGAGGACCCGTTGTACGGGGACGGCGGATGGGGAGGAGAGCAGGCCCAGCAGGGTCAGCAGTCCCCCTACGGCGGCCAGCCGCAGCACTATCCAGAGCAGCCGCAGCAGCCGCAGTACGGCGACTGGGGCACCGGTGAGCAGGCCGGATACGGTCAGGCGCAGCAGCAGTACCCGTACGACCAGCAGCAGTACGCGGCACAGGCCCATGGGCACCAGCAGTACCCGGGGCAGGGGGACCAGGGGCCCCAGCAGGACCAGGGGTACCACCAGCAGCAGTACGACAACGGCGGCTGGGCCACCGGCCCGCACCAGCAGGTTTCGTACCCCGGCGACCCCGCCGACCCGTACGGTCAGCAAACCGGTGCATACGGCCAGGGGCAGTCCGACTACTACGGCACACCCGACGCGTATCCGCCGCCGGAGCCGCCCGGCCGCAGGCGGGCCGAGCCGGAACCGGAGACCGACTGGGATCCCGGCCCCGACCAGGGCGAACACGCCTTCTTCGCGGGTGGTGACGACGATGACGACGAGGAGCCGCGGGGCCGTCGCGGGCGCGACGACCAGCGGGGACGCGGCGGCAAGCCCAAGAAGCGCCGCAGCGGAATGGCCTGCCTGGTGGTGGTCCTGGTCCTCGGTGGCGGCCTGGCAGGCGTCAGCTACTTCGGCTACCAGTTCTTCCAGGATCGTTTCGGCGACGCGCCGGACTACGCGGGTGACGGCAACGGGCAGGAGGTGTCCGTCGAGATCCCCGAGGGAGCGCTCGGCTACAAGATCGGCCAAGTGCTGAAGGACGCGGGGGTCGTCAAGAGCGTCGACGCGTTCGTCGCTGCCCAGGAGAGCAATCCGCAGGGCAAGACCATCCAGGACGGCGTCTACACGCTGCAAAAGCAAATGTCGGCCGACAGTGCGGTCGAACTGATGCTCAGTCCGAAGAGCCGCGACAACCTGATCATCGCCGAGGGCAAGCGCAACGCCGACATCTACCGGCTCATCGACAAGCGGCTCGAGGTCAAGGACGGCACCACCGCCGAGGTCGCCAAGAAGGACTGGAAGAAGCTCGGCCTGCCCGACTGGGCGCTCGGCCACGAGAACGTCAAGGACCCGCTGGAAGGGTTCCTCTACCCCTCCAGCTACGGCATCGCCAAGGGCGAGAAGCCCGAGGACGTGCTGAAAGACATGGTGACCCGGGCCACGCAGACGTACGAGAAGCTCGGCGTGGAGAAGAAGGCCCGCAGCCTCGGACTCGAAGACCCCTGGCAGCTGATCACCGTCGCGAGCCTGGCCCAGGCCGAGGGTACGAGCCACGACGACTTCCGCAAGATGGCCGAGGTCGTCTACAACCGCATGAAGCCGGGGAACCCGCAGACCAACGGCATGCTGGAGTTCGACTCCACCTACAACTACATCAAGAACCAGAGCAAGATCGATCTGAGTCTGAGCGAGCTGCGGAACTACGACAACCCGTACAACACGTACTTCCACAAGGGTTTGCCGCCCGGACCGATCGACAACCCGGGCGAGGAGGCGCTCGAGGGTGCCCTCAACCCGACGAAGGACGGCTGGTACTACTTCATCTCGCTGGACGGAAAGACCAGCGAGTTCACCAAGACCAACGCAGAGCACCAGAAGCTCGTCGACAAGTTCAACGCCTCGCGGAACAACTGA